The following are encoded together in the Buteo buteo chromosome 2, bButBut1.hap1.1, whole genome shotgun sequence genome:
- the BLCAP gene encoding apoptosis inducing factor BLCAP — MYCLQWLLPVLLIPKPLNPALWFSHSMFMGFYLLSFLLERKPCTICALVFLAALFLICYSCWGNCFLYHCTGSQLPESAHDPSIVGT, encoded by the coding sequence ATGTACTGCCTTCAGTGGTTGCTACCTGTCCTGCTCATACCCAAGCCCCTCAACCCAGCGTTGTGGTTCAGTCACTCAATGTTCATGGGCTTCTACCTGCTCAGTTTCCTCCTGGAACGGAAACCTTGCACGATCTGTGCCTTGGTCTTCCTGGCAGCTCTATTCCTCATCTGCTACAGCTGCTGGGGGAACTGCTTCTTGTATCACTGCACAGGATCCCAGTTACCAGAATCAGCTCACGATCCCAGCATAGTGGGCACCTAG